The Flammeovirga yaeyamensis genome segment GGAAGTATTAAACAAAGAAAACGGAGAACTAATCGGTTTGTGGTATTTAGATCCATATGCAAGAAAAGGTAAACGTTCTGGTGCTTGGGCAACTACATACAGAAGCTTTACATCTTTCGAAGGAAAGAAAATCGTGCTAGCATCAAACAATTCTAACTTTATTAAGCCTGCTCCAGGAGAAGTATCGTTAGTATCTTGGTCAGATGCTGAAACGTTCTTCCATGAATTTGGGCACGCACTTCACTTCTTATCAGCCAATGTAAAATATCCAAAGTCGAATAGCGGCGTAAGAGATTATACAGAATTTCAATCTCAGTTATTGGAAAGATGGTTGCCAACTGATAAAGTAATCAATGGCTTCTTAACTCATGTGAAGACAGGTGAGCCAATGCCACAAGCATTAGTGAAGAAAATTAAAGCTGCAGCGACGTTTAATCAAGGATTCTCTACAACAGAATACTTAGCGTCAGCTTTGATGGATATGAAATATCACACTACTGATGTTTCGAATATTGATCCGATCACATTTGAGAAAGAGACATTAGACAAATTAGGTTTACCAAAAGAAATCGTAATGCGTCATAGATCAACTCAATTTGGTCACGTATTCTCAGGCGAAGGCTATGCTGCCGCTTACTATGGTTACCTATGGGCTGATGTATTAACTTCTGATGCTGCAGAGTTATTTGAAGAATCGCCAAAAGGATATTATGATAAAGAAATTGCAGAGAAATTAGTGAAATATCTATTTGCTCCTAGAAACGCCATAGATCCAGCAGAAGCTTATAGAATGTTTAGAGGTCGTGATGCAGATTATAAAGCATTAATGAGAGATAGAGGGTTTATGTAGGCAGAATTTCTTGTAAACAAAGAGCTCCTGAAATTTACATAATTTCAGGAGCTCTTTGTTTACAACTAATAAGTGATAACTAATAATTATTAAAATGACATTACAAATAAGACTGAACCAACGCTTTATATTGAAGTTTAAATCAGTTATTTCTTACCTTTTACCTATTAGTTATTCCTTATTACCTAATCCTTCATCCTAATTCGCCACCTCAGACAAGAACTTCACTCTCACCAAACGAATCTCATCCTCACCAATTTCTTCATCAAGTTCATCAAACGCATCGTCTAAAGAATCGGAGTCAGCATTCATGAAATAATCATAGATTTCGTCAATACGGTCTTCGTCCATGATAGTTTCAATGTAATAATCAAGATTAAGTTTGGTGCCGGAGTCACAGATATTTTCGATTTCATCCAAAACATCATCAAAAGATATTTTGAGTGTCTCGGCAATATCTTCAATATCTTGTTTTCTATCAATATGTTGAATGATAGTGATTTTTGACTTCGATTTATTGACGGTTGATTTCACTACTACATCTTTAGCTGTAGTGATTTCATTTTGTTCAACATAATCAGCAATGATATCGACAAATGGTTTCCCGAACTTTTTGGCTTTACCTGCACCAACGCCATTAATTTGCATTAATTCTTCGGTATTGGTAGGGTAGGTTGTGGCCATTTCTTCTAGAGAAGGTTCTTGGAAGATCGCATATGGTGGAATACCTTTTTGATGGGCAAGTTTCTTTCTTTTTGCTTTTAGAATATCAAAAAGCTCTTTATCAAAAGCATTGGTGACAACAGTTTCTTCGTTGAGTGCTTCTAATTCACTTGGCCATTGGTAATCTTGTGTGAATTCGATATCAAAAGGTGTTTTTTGGAATTCTTTTCCCTTTTCTGTCACTTTGATGATCGTGACGTTATCCACATCTTTAGTCAAGAATCCATGAATCATGGATTGTCTGATAATGGACTCCCAATATTGATTGTCTTCATCCTTACCTTTACCATAACAGTTTAACTCATTATGGTGATAGCTATCTACATAGTCGGAAGGAGTAGCCGTAATCACATCGCAAATGTGATTGATGCCAAATCTCTCTTCTGTTTCAAATGTAGCTTCTAAAGCAAGTAGAATTTTATCTTTCGCATTAAAACGTGTGTGCTTTGTTTTACAGTTGTCGCAATGTCCACAATTGTGATCTACTTTTTCTCCAAAGTAATGGAGTAGTTGTCGAGTTCTACAAACAGAAGAATTCGCATAATAGCTTATTTCCTGTAGTAGTATGTGTACATTTTCTCTTTCTGTTACTGATTTGTCCTTGTGGAATTTTTCTAGTTTTGCAACATCCTCAGGACTGTAAAGCATCATACAGTAAGATTCAAGACCATCACGTCCAGCACGGCCAGTTTCTTGATAATAACCCTCTAATGATTTTGGTGCATCATAGTGCACAACAAAACGCACATCAGGCTTATCGATACCCATACCAAAAGCAATAGTGGCTACAATAACATCACAATCCTCATTAAGGAAGGCATCTTGATTGGCCATACGAGTGCCCGATTCCATTCCAGCATGATAAGGTTGTGCATTGATACCATTGATACGTAAAAACTCGGCTACTTCCTCTACTTTTTTACGGCTAAGGCAGTATACAATACCCGATTTATTTTGATGCTGACGAATAAATTTAATCAGCTGTACTTTTGGATCTTTTTTAGGATGAACTTCATAATACAGATTATCTCTATGGAAAGAAGACAAGAATATATTCGCATCTTCCATCTTTAAGTTTTTCTGTATATCAGCTCTTACTTTAGGAGTCGCTGTTGCTGTTAAGGCAATAATTGGTAGATCTCCAATAGCTTCTATAATCTGCTTAATTCTCCTATATTCAGGACGGAAATCGTGTCCCCATTCAGAAATACAGTGGGCCTCATCAATAGCGATAAAGGATATATTCGATTTCTGAAGTAATTCGATGTTTGCTTCTTTAGTTAATGATTCTGGTGCCACATAAAGTAGCTTGGTTTTACCTTCAAGAGTTTCCTTTTTTACTTTATTCGCTTCACTTTTAGAAAGCGTAGAATTTAGAAAACTAGCATTCACCCCAAGGGCCTGTAATTGGTCGACTTGGTTTTTCATCAATGCAATTAAAGGAGAAATTACAATAGCTGTTCCTTCCTGCATTAAGGCGGGAAGCTGATAGCATAGAGATTTTCCCGCTCCTGTTGGCATGATGACAAACGTATTTTTTCTTTCAAGAATATGAGTAATAATCACTTCTTGGTTGCCCCTAAACTGATTATATCCAAATACCTCTTTTAGTTTGTCTTTTAATGCAAATTGTACCTTAGTACTTGTCATATAACAATTATATAAATAGTTATCTGATCAAAAGTTGATTTGATAACAGTTTTTTTATCGTGTTTAAGTTGGAAGAGAGGTGAATAATTCATCTTCTTTCTTACCGTTTATGAATATACTAAATCACGGTTAGTTTTCATAACAGAATTTAAAATGCAAAGTTAATAACTGCATCTTAAAATGTTAACAAATTGAAATTTAATGATATAAAAAAGGTCTAAAAAAGAAGTTTTTTTAGACCTTTTAAATAATTGAGGCTTAAAATTAGTTACTCAAACGCTCTAATTTTGCTAAGTCAATTATAGTAATATTCTTATCCTTGATTTCAATTAAACGCTCATCTTTAAAGTCAGAAAGCGTACGGATAAGTGTTTCTTTAGCTGTACCAACGATTTTAGCCAAATCATCTCTAGTGATCGACATTCTTTCGTTTGGTCCTTGCTGATATCTCTTATCTAATTGAAGTAATACCTCTGCCACACGTTGTCTTACAGAACCATAAGCAAGTTTCAATAACTTCTCTTCTTGCTCGATTACCTCTTTTGTTAATAACTTGATGAAAGAGTGAGAAACGTCTCTATTATTATGAATCAATGAGAAGAAATCTTCTTTAGGAATCATAGTAATTTCACATTCTTCCAATACCATTGCCGATTCAGGGTAAGGTACGTCTTTCAATAAGGCTACATAGCCTAAGAAATCGCCAGCACCATGAATACCAGTGATGTATTCTTTACCGTCCTCGTTAGTTTTATATGTTTTTACTTTTCCGCTGACAACTTGAAGTAAAGCATTTGGATGATCACCTTCGTAGAAAAGAACACTTTTCTTTTTGTAAGCACGAGATTTTCTATTTTCTGACAACTTTTCCAAGTTATTCATTCCTCTTGCATCACTAATGAATGTATCAAACCCATCGGCAGATTGCTCGTAGCGTTTTTTTACAGTATCACTTTTTTTCAAGCGACTTTCAATAGCGTCTAGAAGTTCAACATCATCAAATGGTTTAGAAATGTAATCATCGGCACCGTGACTCATTCCTTTTCTGAAGTCTGATTTTTCTGCCTTTGCAGTTAAGAAAATAAACGGAATACTAGCAGTATTAGGGTCTTTACTTAAAGCAAACAAAACACCGTAACCGTCAAGTTCAGGCATCATGATATCACAAATGATTAAGTCAGGATTGTTTGCTCTAGCCTTTTCTACACCAAGCTTCCCGTTTTCAGCTGTAATAACTTCGTAATTTGATAATTCTAAGATTTCTGAGGTATTCTCTCTCATCTCAGGATTGTCTTCGATCAGAAGTATCTTTTTCATATTTATAAACTAATTTTTCGGTATTGTTACAGTAAATGTTGTGCCCTGTTCCTCTTTCGAAACAAAGTCAATCGCACCTTTTAACATCTCAAGGTACTTACTAACAATGTTTAGTCCTAGTCCAGTACCCTGTATATTTATAGCATTCTCAGCACGGAAGAATCGGTCGAATAGGTGAACTTGTTCCTTTTCAGGAATACCCATTCCTTCATCTCTTATGCTAATAGAAAATGTTTCTTCGTTTACTTCAGAATCTACCCAAATACGATCACCAATCCTCGAATATTTTATAGCATTTGATAGTAAATTGATGATGATGTTTTTTAAAATCTGAGGATCAGATTTAATCTTTTCCTCTCCATTATGAGAAATGATAATTTTTTGTCCCTGCTTCTTTACAGGAATCATTTCATCACAGATATTTTCTATAAAATCGTAAATCTGAATAGTGGAAATATGCACTTTTGCCTTTCCTTCCTCCAATTTACTAATAGAAAGGAAATCATTCAAAATTTGTGTAAGATTGTTAACGGAAGATTTGATTCTTTTAATATGTTTTTCCCTTTTTTCGGCTTGTTCTAGAGATGTGTATCTAGAAATCAAAGAAACAGAGGATAATATCGTGCTAAGAGGCGTTCTAAATTCATGAGAAGCCATAGAAACAAATCGACTTTTTAACTCGTTTAGTTGTCTTTCTTTTTTGAGTGATTTTAGGATTTCTTTTTCTGCTTTTCTTTGCTGGGTAATGTTCAACATTACCACTAAAAGTTGTTTGGTTTGCTGTCGACTATTCTTAATAGGGACAATAATCACAGAGTACTTGATGTCCTTGTAATCAAACTCAAATATTATTTCCTCGCCAGAATCAATGACCTGTTTTGTGAGCTCAAATTTTTGAGTATAAACATCAGCCATTGCAGGGTCATTTCTTGATAAAAATTCAAAGAAACGAGCTCCAATTATTTTTTTAGAGTCAAGTTCAAGGTCTTTAAAACCTTTACCGTCTGCAAATATATAATGTAAATTTTCGTCGAGTACAGCAACAATACCATAAGGGAAGTTGTGGGCAATTACTTTATAGATCGCCTGACTCCTTACGAGTTCCTCTTCCGCTTTTTTTCTCTCATTTATTTGGAGTTCAAGATCCTCGTTAGAACGTTGTAAAGTTTTAATAGCTTTATCCAGCTGTCTTGTTCTGTCTTGAACACGTTGTTCTAATTGTTCGTTTAGTTCTTTAATATGGTTGATGTTCGAACTATGTAGAATACTATGTCTTATCGCTCTTTCAAGTTGTTGATAAGTCATTTTTCCTTTTACCAAATAATCAGATGCACCGGCAGTCATCGCTTGTTCATCGACTTTTACATCACCTTGTCCTGTAAGTAGAATAAAAGGTAGATGTCTTCCGGTTCTATCAAGTGATTCGATAATTAAATCAAGACCACTTTTAGCTCCAAGAAGGTAATCGACTATATAAACATCATAATCACCACTCATCACTTTTTCAAGTGCCTTGTCATAATTAGGCTCCCATTCTAATGAATAATTACGAAAGGGTATTTCTTCTAAAATATCTTCGGTAATGATGTAGTCGTCTTCATCATCATCGATTAAAAGTACTTTTATGGTAGCACTTGGTTGTTCTAATATATTAGAGAAGGGCATTTAATAAATGGTTTTTTAATTTTTTGGTAAACGGACAGTGTTGAACCAATATTGATGAATGGTTTTAAAGATATCCACCATGGCATCAAACTGTACCGGTTTAGTAATATACGAACTAACCCCTAAGTTATAAGTTTTTAGGATATCATCCTCATCGTTTGAAGTTGTTAAAACCACTATTGGGATTTTTTTTAATGTTGGGTCTTTTTTGATCTCACTAATGCAGTCTTTGCCATCTTTTTTAGGCATGTTGAGGTCAAGTAAAATTAAATCAGGTAAACATTGGTTTTCAAGTTCTTGAAATTGTTTATTCCGATTTAAATAACTCATTAATTCCTCTCCATTTTCGACAAAAGTAAGATCACCTTTTAATTCACATTCATCAAAAGCTTCTTGTGTCATCATACGATCATCAGGATCGTCTTCAGCACAAATAATATTCATGGGCGTTAGATAATTGTTCATAAAATGAAAGTTATGTTTGGTAAGTCTATGTAAAAAATAAACTAAATAGTTTAGTAAGTTCCGTTCTCAATATTTGTTTGCATACTAATAGTAAATACCGTCCCTTTATTAATCACACTTTCTGCTGTAATATCCCCTCCATGTCGTTGAGCAATTTTTTTACAGATCGCAAGACCAATTCCAGAACCATTGTATTTTCTACCTTCTAGTCGTTGAAAAATCTGAAATATTCTATCACTGTATTTTTGATCGAATCCGATTCCATTATCTTCTACCGAAATATAAATAAAGTTAGGTTGATTTTCATCTTCTTTAAACGTGATTTTCACAACCGGGTCAAGATCATCTTGTTTAAATTTGATGGCATTTGAAATTAAATTTTGAAACAGTTGTCTCAGCTGAGTTTCGTCCCCTTTTATTGTTGGTAAATCAGGAAGGTTAATTTCTGCATTCGAATCAGTAATTGATATTTCCAAGTCAGATAAAACGTCCTCCAGGATCTTATTCAAGTCAATTTCTCCAAACGGTTTAGCCTTTGATGATATCCTCGAGAAGCGTAATAAATCAGAAATTAATTGTTGCATTCTTTCCGCAGAGCTCAACATTCTATCGATGTAATCTTTTCCTTTATCAGAAAGATTTTCTTTTTCTTTCTTTTGAAGTCGATCCCCAAAAGCACGAATTTTTCTTAAAGGCTCCTGTAAGTCATGTGAACTCACATAAGCAAAGTCTTCCAATTCTCTATTTTTAGAAATCAATTCTTGTAGATATTGCTGTACTTTATTCTCGTTTTCAATTCGAGTAGTTACATCCTCTGCAAAAATGATGATTCCACTAATTTCTCTGTCGTTGTTGTACCAAGGGTGGGCTTCCCATTCAATACAAACCGTATCCCCATTGAATTTTTGAATATGATCGAGTTGGATGCCTGTTTTTTGACCCAATAAAACATTTTGGAAAATATTTTTCCAATCTTCCTTAAAGTAATAGTCTTCCGTAATACTATGGCCTATTACATCAGACAAATCTTGTCTAGAATCTAAAATTGTTTTTTTCCAACGAGCACTTGCTACTAGATATTTTAATTCTAAATCCAACATAGCAATGGCAGCTGGAGCATAATCAGCATAATATTCCAAAAGTTGACGCTGTTCGATGACTTCTTTTTCTGCAATTTTTCTCTTTGTAATATCATTTACAAAGGCCGTATAATAATGTTCTCCTTCAATTTCTAGAGGACTAATCGATATCTCTACAATAAAAGTAGACCCGTCTTTTTTCTGAGCCTGAAATTCTTTTCCATCACCTTTAGTACGCATTTTAGGTTGTTCAAAAGAGCTGTTTCTAAACGATACGTGTGTTTTTTTTAAGCTATCAGGAACGAGTGTTTCTATAGGTTGATCGATGAGTTCGTTTTGGCCATAACCAAATGTTTTTTCGGCCATCGGGTTCACACCTATAATGATTCCTTTTCTGTTGATAATTACAATTCCTTCGGATGCGGCTGTAAATAAAGCGGATAACGGGTCTCCTTCTTTTAGGAAAAATGGAGCGTTATTGGTTAATTTTTTCATTCAAGTACTCTATTACTTCTTTTAATTGATCTGGGTGTGCCCAATGGGTGTTAGGGTTTCTTCGGAACCAACTTAACTGTTTCTTAGCATATCTTCTGCTATTTCTTTTAAGTAGTTCAACCGTTTCTTTCCAATCGTGTTTTTGATCCCAAAAATCAAAAATTTCTTTGTACCCTACAGTCTGTAAGGCGTTGTGTGTTTTGTATTCTTTAAGTCGTTCAACTTCTTCGACCAAACCATTTTTTAGCATCAAATCCATTCTAAAATTGATTCTATCATACAATTCTTGTCGGTCTCTGTCTAATCCAATAGTGATAATATCAAAAGGTCGTTGTACTGAAGCTTTGTTTCTTTGACTTGTATAGGTTTTACCTGTAATTTCAATGACCTCTAGAGCTCTAATCACACGCTGTGTATTTGCTCTATCGACCACTTCATAATATTCAGGATCTTTGATTTTTAATTGATCGAGCAAAGGTTGAATACCTTCGTCTTTGAATTGTTGATTAAGCTTATTTCGAATTTCGGGTTGAGACGTAGGCATTGGGTCGATCCCTTTGCATACAGCATCCACATACATGCCCGATCCTCCGGAAAGAATGACTGTTTGATGTTTTTGAAAAAGATCCTCTAATAAAGCAAGTGTATCTTTTTCATAATGTCCGAAACTATATTCTTGATTGATACTTAGATGCCCAACAAAATGATGGGGAATGTCTTGCATTTCCTCTTCTGTTGGTCGAGCAGTACCAATTTGCATTTCTTTGAAAAATTGACGGGAATCGGCATACACCACTTCTGTTTTTAATTCTTGTGCTAATTTTACACAAAAATCTGTCTTACCAACTGCTGTTGGCCCAACCACCACAATTAATACTTTTTTATCTTCTTTCATATCGAATGCCCATCCTTAATCTTACTTTGCAAAGTTAACAAATGAATTGATACATTAATAGTTATTGGTTCAGACAAAATTGTACCTTTGCAAACTAATAATTCAACTGTATCAAAATGTTTGTAGAACCTAGATTTAACGACCGATCAGACGAGAAGGCAATTGGCTGGATAGAAGTAGTGTGTGGCTCCATGTTTTCAGGTAAAACTGAAGAACTTATTAGAAGAGTAAATAGAGCAACAATTGCAAAACAAACAGTACATATTTTTAAACCTGCTGTGGATACAAGATATCACGAAGAAAACGTAGTATCTCATAATTCTAACTCAATTATTTCTACTCCAGTGAAAACTGCAGGGGAGATTACACAATATGTTGGCAAAAATGAAGTTATAGCTATTGACGAAGCACAGTTTTTTGATCAGACTTTAGTCGATGTTTGTGTTGACTTAGCCAACAAAGGGCATCGTATTATTGTATGTGGTTTAGACATGGATTTTCAAGGGAATCCGTTCGAACCTATGCCACAATTAATGGCAATTGCTGAATATGTTACAAAGTTGCACGCTATTTGTGTGAAATGTGGTGAACCGGCATTATATTCCTACCGATTATCTGCATCAAAGGATCAGGTTCTTCTAGGAGAAACAGATTCCTATGAAGCAAGATGTAGAAAATGCTATCAAAAAGGAATGAGTGACCGTAGTTCAGATTCTTGATTATCAGGGAGTCAGGTACAGCTGATATCTCTGTGTTATCTAGCTGAAAAATAGACTTCTCGATGAGAAATAGAATTGATACAGATAATTTTAAACGTCAATTAATACGTTACTTTAGTTTTAGAACTATTCAGGGTAGGAACGTTCTCCTAACGACTTCTTACCTTTTGATTTTGATTGCCTTCACAATTTTTGTGGTCTATCAAAATAAATTAGTAAGTGATGTTGGTGATAGGGTAATCCAAACTAGAAATCCTATCACCGTCATGACTTCTAGAATTAATGCAGGTCTCGATAGGGTATCTGCAGCACAAAGAGGCTACTTTTTGACAAAAGACGACAGTTACAAAGACGAAAGAAACTCGCTTTGGGATACTGATATTTTACCAGCCTTAGAAAAACTAGAAATTTTAGGCAAACAACTGACCTCTCAAGACAGACGTTCCATAGATGCATTAGGTATTCTTTTGAAGGAGTATAAACACGGTCAGGACGATCTAGAACTCTACTTTGAGCAACATCTTACCGATTTTGCAGCAATTCAAGAAGATATAGAAGAACTCGATTCCCTCACATTACGATTAAAGCTCGAAAGTTTTAAAAAGAAAGTAGAGGTAGACGAATATATTGTCGATTATTTATTGAACAATATATCACCACTTAAAGCAGAAATTAGAGAATATTTAGGCCCATTATCTCAACAGCAACAAAAAGCCATGTTGGATGATGTAAAGAGAATCAACGAAGATATTGATAGTGCTAACTCATCAATTGCCTTTGTTACAGCATTCTTTGCCATCTTGGCCATTGGTTCATCACTACTTGTAATTCGAACATTAAATACCTCATTACAACGGCCAATTAATCAATTGGACCGTTTATCAGTGGGTGATCTCGGTGAAAATATCGAAGAAACCAATGATGAGATGAACGATATCATTACCTCGTCCAACCGACTCCGACAAAACTTGGATAAAGCATCTGCTTTTGCCTTAAACATTGGTGAAGGGAACTTTGAAGCAGATTTCTTGCCGGCAGGTAATCACGATATGTTAGGTAATGCATTGGTTCAAATGAGAGATCGTTTGAAAAATGTGGCAGATGAGGATGAAAAACGAAACTGGATTACTAAGGGTATGGCCCATTTTGGAGATATTCTTAGACAGTACAGTGATATCAAAGAGTTATCAAATTCTATTGTGACCGAATTGGTTCGTTACTTAAATGCTAACCAAGGAGAGCTATTCTTTATTGAAGAAGATGAAGATGGAGAAAGATATCTTAATCTAGAAGCAACGTATGCTTTTGAGAGAAAAAGAATCATAGAGAAGAAGATACATGTCGATGGTCGCTTTGCTGAAGGATTACTTGGGCAATCTTACTTGCTAGGAGAGACCATTTATCTTAATGACGTTCCTTCGGGATATATTGAAATTACTTCAGGTTTAGGTGATTCTACACCGAGAGCAGTTTTAATTGTTCCTTTAAAGATTAATGATGCTGTTGAAGGTGTTTTAGAAATTGCAAGTTTTAAAGAAATAGCAAGCTTTGAAGTAGAATTTGTAGAGAAAGTAGCTGAATCTATTGCCTCTACTCTGAGAACGGCAAAAAATAACGAAAGAACCAAAGAACTATTAATGTCATCTCAAGAACAAAGAGATCACTTAAGAAGCCAAGAAGAAGAGATGCGTCAGAATTATGAGGAGCTGCAAGCGACTCAAGAGGAAATGGAAAGACGTCAGATCGAATTAGAAAACTTAAAGAAAACACTTCAAAATCAAGTAAAAGAAAGAACGAACGAATTAGAAAAAACACTAGAAAGGTTCGATCTAGCATTGCAAGGTACTACTGAAGGTATTTGGGATGCAGCCTTAAAAGATGGAGAATTGGATAGTTCTACCATTTTCTGGTGGTCTCCTCGTTTCGAAGAGTTACTTGGTTATGAAGAAGGTGAATTAGAAAATTCTTTAGATTCATTCTTACAAAATATACACCCAACTCAAAGAGAAGAATCAACTAAA includes the following:
- a CDS encoding PAS domain-containing protein; translated protein: MRNRIDTDNFKRQLIRYFSFRTIQGRNVLLTTSYLLILIAFTIFVVYQNKLVSDVGDRVIQTRNPITVMTSRINAGLDRVSAAQRGYFLTKDDSYKDERNSLWDTDILPALEKLEILGKQLTSQDRRSIDALGILLKEYKHGQDDLELYFEQHLTDFAAIQEDIEELDSLTLRLKLESFKKKVEVDEYIVDYLLNNISPLKAEIREYLGPLSQQQQKAMLDDVKRINEDIDSANSSIAFVTAFFAILAIGSSLLVIRTLNTSLQRPINQLDRLSVGDLGENIEETNDEMNDIITSSNRLRQNLDKASAFALNIGEGNFEADFLPAGNHDMLGNALVQMRDRLKNVADEDEKRNWITKGMAHFGDILRQYSDIKELSNSIVTELVRYLNANQGELFFIEEDEDGERYLNLEATYAFERKRIIEKKIHVDGRFAEGLLGQSYLLGETIYLNDVPSGYIEITSGLGDSTPRAVLIVPLKINDAVEGVLEIASFKEIASFEVEFVEKVAESIASTLRTAKNNERTKELLMSSQEQRDHLRSQEEEMRQNYEELQATQEEMERRQIELENLKKTLQNQVKERTNELEKTLERFDLALQGTTEGIWDAALKDGELDSSTIFWWSPRFEELLGYEEGELENSLDSFLQNIHPTQREESTKIFNGLINDHLGIAPNQTDVQLRLKDGTYKWFHVSGAVKHNENGKAVRFAGAINDISSNVDLKVSQELLSLREANLKAFLDVTQDFVIAIDTKMMVTLANNAIKEALKTRGLDIIEGETVILDMVRPENRDHYHKNIRRVLDGEVFNDEMSFQFGNLKRIMDTRYYPIISDDNQIVGATVMFHDITNRKQREIDLIESRRQMKAIFDTYDAEVYMKDLDGKYIMADQTFISSLDVDFDIIGKTDVEIYGPEKGEEIWELDEAISEQETEISYLDTREDGSKFKCVKFPMVNSSGKVYAICSIASKLEFEGELDSGVDKVPNPVIYRSGSNPKEIVHQSGTWKNYFGEDISLDRYISEKDQDRYDNAIAVITDAVNQGKAYYETYVVTLDNGNKLLMLEKGNAVERDYDGEKVIVSSLINLTPLRPNHA